CACCAATTTTAAAGAGTATACAATTCAACCTGGTGTTCATAAAGAGATATATATGTTATTTGGAGAAGATCCTGATCGTCCTGATGATCATAAAGAAACCATGTTTTTACCAGATAATGAAGCATTCCCGATAACCTATGTTCAAAAAGTTTATGAAGGAAGCCCGGCAATGCAAAAAGAGATAGGGTATTCTCCCAGAATTAATAGATTATCTGATGGAAATCGAATAGTTTTTATTGATGGAAAAATCTTTATGATTGAAGATTGGGTTGATAAGGATAATTACAAACTTGAAGCAGTATTAGAATTTCAAGCAAAAAAAATGGGAGGTTTAAAAAAGATGAAGGAAGTGATGAAATCTCCTAAAAAAATGAAGGCAATGCAACCACATAAGGTGCTTCAGGAATATTTAGACAATGCATATAATAAACAACAAGAAGTATATGCAAAATGGATAAAGAGTCCTAAAAACGCAGCACTTATTGAAAATATAGATCAGATTAGAGAATTTATAATAGGAGCTATTAATAAGCAAAGAGATGACTGGTATAATTCTGCAGAGTATAAGCGTATTAAAGAAAGAAATGCATCGGCAAGTCAAAGTGATCTTGAGAGTAGAGTGACTATTAATAATAATACAGGAAAAGATATTTATATCTATGAAGAAGGCTCTAGAAATGGATCAAGAGTTTCTGCAAATGGAAGAGGTACTTTTAATTGTAAGAAAAATCAATATTATAGTTTTAGTGGAAATTCGTCTGCAAGTAATGGAACCTTAATTGTTGGAGCAAACCAAAGCTGTGGTGCAACTGTAAATGTAAATTAACTTGAATTCGATGTAAGGATTTAGTTTTAAAAAGCCGTCAAATTGAGTGATTTTTTATAGTGACCTCTCGACTTCGCTCGAGATGACATGGAGAAAAATTGTATTGAAATTAGGCTTTTTCTTATGTCGAATTCAAGTTAAATTAAAGATACTTGTTGTTGTCCTTACAAGTAATCATCCTACCCTGATTTGAATTTGTTTTTAGAAGATAAAACTTTTTCTAGAGCGATTGAAATGGATAACCAGAGGCAGACTTAATAATAGTCTGCCTCTTTGTTATTTGCAATGAAAATATTGATGCTTTTTATGTTGATATACTATTGTAAAAGTAATAGTTGTAATTAAAAACTGTAGTAAATTCAATATATAGTGTATAGATATAAGATGTCTATATAGATATAACAATTCTTAATAACTTTACTGTAAGGTTTATGATCAAATTGCTACTTTTACATCATATAAAATGATGAGAATATGTCTGATACAATAGAAAGAATAAAGTGTCTTATTATAGGTTCGGGTCCTGCAGGATATACTGCGGCAATATATGCAGCAAGAGCAGATCTTAAACCCATTATGTACACCGGTATGGAACCAGGTGGCCAATTAACAACTACTACAGAAGTAGATAATTTCCCTGGATATCCAGAAGGAATAGATGGTCCCACGATGATGGTACAATTACAACAACAAGCAGAGCGTTTTGGTACAGAAGTACGTATCGGGATGGTAACTGCTGTTGATTTTAGTACTACAGAAGGAGGAATTCATAAAGTAACTGTAGATAACTCAACACAGATTGAAGCAGAAACGGTTATTATTTCTACAGGAGCTACGGCAAAATACCTGGGACTACCTAGTGAACAAAAATTACGTGGTGGTGGAGTTTCTGCCTGCGCAGTTTGTGATGGATTCTTTTACAAAGGGCAAGATGTAGCGATTGTAGGAGCAGGGGATACCGCTGCAGAAGAAGCTACCTATCTGGCTAATATATGTTCTAATGTAACGATGTTGGTTCGTAAAGATCATATGAGAGCTTCTAAAGCAATGCAACATCGAGTAAATAATACATCAAATATTAAAGTAATGTATAATACCGAAGTTGATGAGGTATTAGGAGATCAGGTGGTAGAAGGATTACGAATGGTAAATAACCAGACAAATGATAAAGAAGAAATTGAGATTACCGGTTTGTTTATAGCTATTGGTCATAAACCAAATACTGATATCTTTAAAGGACAATTAGATATGGATGATACAGGATATTTGATTACCGAAGGAAAGTCTACAAAAACTAATATTCCGGGAGTATTTGCTTCAGGAGATGTTCAGGATAAAGAATATAGACAAGCTGTTACTGCTGCAGGAACAGGATGTATGGCAGCATTAGATGCAGAGCGATATCTGGCAACAGTAGAAACAAATAATGAAGTTTCGACTTAAGTCGAAAAAGCATATAGCATTAAAAAAGAATGTCTCGCTTAGCGAGACATTCTTTTTTAATTTATCTTAAACCTACTAGGAACGTAGTCTATATTTTTCTTGTACAAAATAGCTTCATTGGCAAAGGTGTCCATAATTACCTTTGGTTCACCAAGCAGGTAAATTTCAGTCTTATCTTTAGCTTCAATACTAATTTCTTCATTGGTCAAAATATAACAATCACTAGCACCTTCTGCGATTAGTGTAGTTTTGGCAACACTCAATTTTTCACCATAAAAATCAGTGTCACTATCTGCTCTAACTAGCATTGATTTTACTTCGCCTTCAAGTTTGGCATATCCTTTTTGGTATAAATCTACTTTAAGACTATCGGTTGTAATAATTCCTTTTATTTCTGAACTTTCATTTATTTGATAAGTAACTTCCTGAGCTGTAACATGTAACTCTACTATCGATTTTCCATTGGTTATGCAATCTACTTGATTGGCATCTGCGGTAAGAAATACTTCGGCATTATCATTTGCATTTACGATAAGTTTAGTAGTATTTATTGGAGACAATGATCTAACATTTACCTTGTCATATAGTATAATTTTCTTTAATTCTGAAGCATAAGAAATATCAAGATTTAATGCTTTTGCACGTCGCATATCCCGATCAGACTTGATTGTTAAAACACTATCTAAAACTTCTACTTGTATAACTTCTTGTAGATTGCTATCTGCTTCGATCTTTACTTGATTATCACTACCCTCGTCTAATGTAACTTCGAAACCTTCATGAATTTCTATGGTATGGAAGTCTTCAACGTCTAGTTGTTCTGTACTAACAATTTTGTTGCCTTTAATTTTTTCTTTTTGTCCATAGGTGTTTCCCAATACCAGAAGTGCCAATACTAACAATAGTGCTCTCATACTTGTGTGAAATTTATATACTAATAAACAGTTTTTTTTGCCTTTAAGTATAGTTTTGTATAAAACTTGTTACAAATATAAATAGAGAAGTGGTTTAAATTATTTCAGATTAAAAATAATAGAGCGTCATTCTTTGGTATAAAACTTATCGAGGGACTGTAAATGGTATTATATGCGCATGAAATATTTTATTATTACTAAAAAAAGGTTGCTATATAGCAACCTTTTAAAATATCTAATGTTTTTACCAAAAAATGATTAATTATGAACATCGGTATACCCTTTCCAATGTTCTCCAAAAGGAGCGAAGCGATATGAACCTCTTCTTCTTGCCCAGCTACTATTTGTTGTTTTTCTTGCCCACCATCCCGGTTGTATAGTATGCTCCTTTTGTTTAGTCTTATTTTTACCATAGGTAAGGTGAGCAGTTATACTCCCATTACTATCATGAAAAACCGAAGTATACATTTGTATATATTTCCACGTAGCAGAGGATTGATAACGTTTACTGCCAAATTTACTATTATAACATTGCTCTGCCCCTTGATGACTATCACAGAAAGCTTTGGTTTCTATATTAAGATTTGTTGTAGTCATTAACTTTGTAGGGAATTTTGCAATAGAAAAAACCGAGTGATTTAATTTTTCTACTACTGGTCTATTGCTTGATAACTTTGTTTTTTCATCAGAACTTGCAAAATCTAGTAAAGCTTTAGGTACAGGAGTGCCTTCTGGAGTAAGGGATAAGTACACCTTGAGCATAGAGTTATTTTTAAAATCAATAAACATCTTTGTGTCATTAGTACCAGATTCTAGACCAGATATATAAGGTTCTGATTCTTCATATCCTTTACTCATGGTCAAACTAATTCCGTTAGAAAAATTGAAGGTTGCCAAATCAGTTTCTTCAATTTCCGAGATTTCATTTGTTATAGTATCCTCTTGGATATCCATATCTTCTTGACAGGAAACAATAACAAGTGTGAAACATACAATAAGTATGATTTTTGTAACATTTAAATGCTTCATTTTTGTGATTTTTAAGTTTGTTAATACTGGATGTAAACTTAATACTGTCAAATTATGAAGTGTCCTGATTTTTTGATTTTCAAAAAATCAGGACACTTTCTTGTATTTTTATACTCTATAAGAAGAGAGGAAGTATTTTTAACTAGATTTAAAAGAAACAGGGGGGACATAAAAAAACTGCCTGGAAAGCATTGGTTGGTTAGTGTGCTTTCTCAGACAGCTTAGTTTTGGTTGATTATTGATTGGGTTGTTAGCTCTTAATGGCCTCTAACATCTCCACCAGAGTTATCTGTTTCAGATACTTTTTCTGGATTTCCGTAGTAAACAACATCTGCACCACTTGTTGCTTTCCCGGTAAACTCATTTTTTGCGTGGATTTTAATAGAAGCACCACTTGTTGCTTTTGCTTCGGATACTAAACTTAACAAATCTTCTGCTCGAATATCTGCACCACTGGTAGCATTTGCTTTATGATTGTTTACTTTTCCGGTTAAATTCATCATGGCTCCACTGGTAACAGAAGTCGTTATTGTTTCTGCTTTTACTTTCAATTTAATATCTGCACCACTAGTAGCACTAAGATCAAGTTCTTTTTGAACTACAGGTTCACTAGAAGAGACACTCGCACCACTATTAACATGAACTTTATTGATCTTGTCATAGGACACAAATACATTTTTTTCGTCAGCAAAGTATATGTTTTCATCAGAAGTAACGTATAGCGTATTGCCTTCTACATATACTTCGATATGATCGTGTAAGTTTTTATTGGCTTCTACGATTACTTTTTGATCAGAATCGTCTACCAGAATAACATCTAAACCTCTACTTGCTTTTATTGCGTTAAAGTCTTCGTTGATGGTTCTTTCTTTTCTAATTACTTCTCCCTGGCCTTTAACCCCGTTAAAGACAACATTACAAGAGCAGCATAAAGCTGATAAGCAAAAGGTTATGATAATTTTGGCTAGTGTAGTCATAATTGTTTGTTTTGATATGTTTAACTGTTCGTTTTTTGATTAGTCTGCCAGAAGCAGATTGATTTAATTTTCGGTTTTTATTTCTATTCCGTTCTCGTCTATTTTTACTTTTACGGGTTCATTATTTAATTCTACCCCGTCTTCTCCTATTTTTAGTTTAAAGTCTTTATCTTCAGAATTTATATTTATGTTTACTCCATCATCATCATCCCATTCGTTATATTCCCAATCGTTCTCGTCTTCTGGGCATTCTTCACATTCGAATTTTCCATCAACTAATTTGATGTATTCTCCTTCTTTACCATCAATAGAGATATAATCATCGTATTTCCATGAGTTATTAAATCCAGAAGTGTTATCATTTGCATATACGGTAATTCCTTCTGGTAATGTTAGGGTTACTTTTATTTCCTGATCTCTGTATTTGTTAGCATAATCAGTAATTGCGTATCCATCTAATAAGAGTGTATTACCATGTACTTCATATCCGTATTTAAGTTCTTTGGCTCTTTTTGAAGCTTCTTCATATGATCTTCCTTCTGCATTTTTTTCTATGGTAATTCGTACTGTCGAATCTCTTTTTGAAGCTTTTAAATATATTTCTATATCCTGGATAACGATTACTCGATTTCCTTGTTCATCTCTTTTTATTTTATAATCATTTCTATGATATAGATGTTTGGTATATCTGTTATTTCCTTCCATTTTTATGGTTAGCGTATCGTTGCTTGTGATAGGAAGTACTTTTTGTTCCATAATCACTTCTGCATCATAAGCTTCGAGTGTAGCTTGTCTAACTCCAAGAATACCTAATCCGATAAGAGAAAATATCCATACTCCTAATAAACCTAATTTGGCTGGTGTTCCGATAGATTTTAGGTTTTTTATCAGAATTTTTAGACCAAGAATAAACAGGAAGAAAAAAGGTATTCCTACCGCAAAAAATGTTACTAATGATACTAGCCATAGTGGAACTTCGGGGTGACTGCCTACTTCAATATATTCTACCCAGGGAGCATCCATAAATCCAAATGTTCCTATGGTAAACAGACCAACAAATAAACTAATAAGAGTAACTCCGGCCACTATAATAAGAATCACACCTATAAATTTCACAAAAATCTTTAAGAAGAAT
The sequence above is a segment of the Aquimarina spinulae genome. Coding sequences within it:
- a CDS encoding GIN domain-containing protein — its product is MRALLLVLALLVLGNTYGQKEKIKGNKIVSTEQLDVEDFHTIEIHEGFEVTLDEGSDNQVKIEADSNLQEVIQVEVLDSVLTIKSDRDMRRAKALNLDISYASELKKIILYDKVNVRSLSPINTTKLIVNANDNAEVFLTADANQVDCITNGKSIVELHVTAQEVTYQINESSEIKGIITTDSLKVDLYQKGYAKLEGEVKSMLVRADSDTDFYGEKLSVAKTTLIAEGASDCYILTNEEISIEAKDKTEIYLLGEPKVIMDTFANEAILYKKNIDYVPSRFKIN
- a CDS encoding PspC domain-containing protein, with translation MNKTVNINLAGIFFHIDENAYLKLQRYLSAIKRSFTDSQGRDEIISDIEARIAELFSEKIKDERQVIGNKEVEEVIAVMGQPEDYRLDEEIFEDEPNTSYQKTKTSRQLFRDTTSSYVGGVSSGLSHYLGIEPIWIRLAWVLFTIFSSGAFVLIYIAFWIFVPEAKTTADFLAMKGEAVNISNIEKKIKEGFDGVADTVKNVDYQKYSSKVKSSSTTFFEALGDVLLFFLKIFVKFIGVILIIVAGVTLISLFVGLFTIGTFGFMDAPWVEYIEVGSHPEVPLWLVSLVTFFAVGIPFFFLFILGLKILIKNLKSIGTPAKLGLLGVWIFSLIGLGILGVRQATLEAYDAEVIMEQKVLPITSNDTLTIKMEGNNRYTKHLYHRNDYKIKRDEQGNRVIVIQDIEIYLKASKRDSTVRITIEKNAEGRSYEEASKRAKELKYGYEVHGNTLLLDGYAITDYANKYRDQEIKVTLTLPEGITVYANDNTSGFNNSWKYDDYISIDGKEGEYIKLVDGKFECEECPEDENDWEYNEWDDDDGVNININSEDKDFKLKIGEDGVELNNEPVKVKIDENGIEIKTEN
- the trxB gene encoding thioredoxin-disulfide reductase produces the protein MSDTIERIKCLIIGSGPAGYTAAIYAARADLKPIMYTGMEPGGQLTTTTEVDNFPGYPEGIDGPTMMVQLQQQAERFGTEVRIGMVTAVDFSTTEGGIHKVTVDNSTQIEAETVIISTGATAKYLGLPSEQKLRGGGVSACAVCDGFFYKGQDVAIVGAGDTAAEEATYLANICSNVTMLVRKDHMRASKAMQHRVNNTSNIKVMYNTEVDEVLGDQVVEGLRMVNNQTNDKEEIEITGLFIAIGHKPNTDIFKGQLDMDDTGYLITEGKSTKTNIPGVFASGDVQDKEYRQAVTAAGTGCMAALDAERYLATVETNNEVST
- a CDS encoding head GIN domain-containing protein, with translation MTTLAKIIITFCLSALCCSCNVVFNGVKGQGEVIRKERTINEDFNAIKASRGLDVILVDDSDQKVIVEANKNLHDHIEVYVEGNTLYVTSDENIYFADEKNVFVSYDKINKVHVNSGASVSSSEPVVQKELDLSATSGADIKLKVKAETITTSVTSGAMMNLTGKVNNHKANATSGADIRAEDLLSLVSEAKATSGASIKIHAKNEFTGKATSGADVVYYGNPEKVSETDNSGGDVRGH